A genomic window from Populus nigra chromosome 7, ddPopNigr1.1, whole genome shotgun sequence includes:
- the LOC133699462 gene encoding uncharacterized protein LOC133699462 — protein sequence MEDTVVAKATVLVGTDAIAFVRVLLLLAGLRVAWMKTSPCIKMIQEYGVWNFQGNQGATWEEYVEAICYRFRGQQDPLEELMELKRGNLEEYIQDFDILWNKVEINEKQSLVIFLGGLELEIKNTVKMFKPKTLKHAYNLARLQANTLSYKKFSSSPKRYSPPIMPTQPQIHLPTPPNFTQTPMTTHNTTAKPNLAHWHNNPSNTTYRNPSKPTKSLKNQEFEERQLKGLCFWCDDKFIPGHRCRNKWLYSLSITEEEEDFTTKEPTGDEFQIRELSPHISLDALEDTMRLNTMKATGRLDRMTVSIMIDSRSTHNFRNAEMTLKLQLQLTAIKPMTVQIANGERMEPKGLPSFRPHDHRIPLKEEGDSVNLRPYRYSDLQKDTLEEMVKEMLRAKIIRTSNNLNHVGYLGHIISEQGVATDPYKIQAIVDWPMPTRWKQLRGFLGLTGYYKRFVKGYDNICKPLTQLLKKKAKGWNEAATEAFNRLKKVMTNAPILALPDFNKTFIVEIDASMMGVRAVLIQEGHPITFISKSLGPKQQVMLVYEREMLAIL from the exons ATGGAGGACACAGTTGTGGCAAAAGCTACTGTTCTCGTGGGCACTGATGCAATTGCCTTT GTTAGAGTTCTTCTCCTGCTTGCAGGTCTGCGGGTTGCTTGGATGAAAACTTCACCATGCATAAAGATGATACAGGAATATGGGGTCTGGAATTTCCAAG GAAACCAAGGAGCCACTTGGGAGGAGTATGTGGAAGCTATATGCTATCGATTTAGAGGGCAACAAGATCCCCTGGAGGAATTAATGGAGCTTAAACGAGGAAATCTGGAAGAGTACATCCAAGATTTTGATATTCTGTGGAACAAGGtagaaatcaatgaaaaacaatCGTTGGTCATATTCCTAGGAGGGCTGGAATTAGAGATAAAAAACACGGTAAAAATGTTTAAACCCAAGACTCTTAAGCATGCTTATAATTTAGCCAGGTTACAAGCCAACACACTATCCTACAAGAAATTTTCCAGCTCCCCTAAACGTTACTCCCCACCTATTATGCCCACTCAACCACAGATTCACCTTCCTACACCCCCAAACTTCACACAGACTCCAATGACCACTCATAATACCACAGCCAAACCAAATCTAGCTCACTGGCACAATAATCCTTCTAATACCACTTACAGGAACCCTAGTAAACCAACCAAAtctctaaaaaatcaagaattcgAGGAAAGACAACTTAAGGGGTTATGTTTCTGGTGTGATGATAAGTTCATTCCTGGCCATAGATGTAGAAATAAATGGTTGTATTCCCTAAGTATaacagaagaagaggaagatttCACTACTAAAGAGCCTACTGGAGATGAATTCCAGATAAGGGAGCTCTCACCTCACATATCCTTGGACGCATTGGAAGATACGATGAGGCTAAACACAATGAAAGCTACTGGTAGATTAGACAGAATGACTGTGAGTATTATGATAGACTCAAGAAGTACACACAACTTCCGCAACGCTGAGATGACACTCAAACTCCAGCTCCAATTGACTGCCATTAAACCAATGACGGTGCAAATAGCTAATGGTGAAAGAATG GAACCTAAAGGGTTGCCCTCTTTTAGACCCCATGATCACAGGATTCCTCTGAAAGAAGAGGGAGATTCGGTTAATCTACGACCCTACAGATACTCTGACCTTCAAAAGGATACATTGGAAGAAATGGTGAAAGAGATGCTGAGGGCTAAAATCATAAGAACCAGCAATAACCT AAACCATGTGGGGTATTTGGGACACATAATTTCTGAGCAAGGAGTGGCGACAGACCCTTACAAGATACAGGCCATTGTAGACTGGCCAATGCCCACAAGGTGGAAGCAACTACGAGGGTTTCTGGGATTGACTGGCTACTACAAAAGGTTTGTCAAAGGATATGACAACATTTGCAAACCACTAACTCAATTGCTAAAAAAGAAGGCCAAGGGATGGAACGAGGCTGCTACTGAAGCATTTAATCGATTGAAAAAGGTTATGACCAATGCTCCAATACTAGCTCTGCCAGACTTCAACAAAACATTCATAGTGGAAATTGATGCATCCATGATGGGCGTGAGAGCAGTCCTTATACAAGAAGGACACCCCATCACATTCATTAGCAAATCATTGGGACCTAAACAACAGGTCATGTTAGTATATGAGAGGGAAATGCTGGCTATTCTCTAA